A genomic region of Vitis vinifera cultivar Pinot Noir 40024 chromosome 7, ASM3070453v1 contains the following coding sequences:
- the LOC100853189 gene encoding haloacid dehalogenase-like hydrolase domain-containing protein At4g39970, with protein MAGCCWMVSQHLLLSTPPNHVPLNFSSALISSTPLSFSLGSGSRSRVRGRASARARATRTSNALSVSASSTLQALIFDCDGVILESEDLHRRAYNDAFSHFNVRCPSSPSQHPLNWDSHFYDQLQNRIGGGKPKMRWYFKEYGWPSSTVFDTPPEDDGDRAKLIDILQDWKTERYKEIIKSGTVEPRPGVLRLMEETKAAGIKLAVCSAATKSSVILCLENLIGIERFQGLDCFLAGDDVKEKKPDPSIYQTAVKRLGVSEKDCLVVEDSVIGLQAATGAGMSCVITYTSSTADQDFKDAIAIYPDLSNVRLKDLELLLQNVVPAK; from the exons ATGGCGGGCTGCTGTTGGATGGTGTCACAGCATCTTCTGCTCTCAACGCCTCCCAATCACGTGCCTCTGAATTTTTCTTCGGCCCTAATCTCTTCCACCccgctttccttttctctcggAAGCGGAAGTAGGAGCAGAGTCAGAGGCAGAGCTAGTGCCAGAGCCAGAGCCACTCGTACCTCCAACGCACTGTCAGTCTCAGCTTCGTCGACTCTCCAAGCTCTCATCTTCGACTGCGATGGCGTCATTCTGGAGTCGGAAGACCTGCATCGCCGAGCCTACAACGATGCCTTCTCTCACTTCAATGTGCGTTGCCCTTCTTCTCCTTCCCAGCACCCTCTCAACTGGGACAGTCATTTCTATGACCAGCTCCAGAACCGGATTGGCGGTGGCAAGCCCAAGATGCGCTG GTACTTTAAGGAGTACGGCTGGCCTTCGTCCACCGTCTTTGACACCCCCCCGGAGGATGATGGCGATAGAGCCAAGTTGATCGATATTCTTCAG GACTGGAAAACTGAAAGGTACAAAGAAATAATCAAATCTGGAACT GTGGAGCCTAGACCAGGTGTTTTGAGATTGATGGAGGAGACTAAGGCCGCT GGAATAAAACTAGCTGTGTGCTCGGCAGCAACTAAAAGTTCAGTCATACTGTGTCTTGAAAATCTTATAGGAATT gaGCGGTTTCAAGGTCTAGACTGTTTCCTTGCAG GTGATgatgtgaaggaaaaaaagcCGGATCCATCAATATATCAAACAGCTGTGAAG AGGCTAGGAGTGTCAGAGAAAGATTGTTTGGTGGTGGAGGATAGTGTTATCGGGCTACAG GCAGCTACAGGAGCTGGGATGTCATGCGTGATCACCTACACATCTTCAACAGCTGACCAG GATTTTAAAGATGCAATAGCAATCTATCCTGACTTGAGTAATGTAAG GTTGAAAGACTTGGAGTTGTTGCTTCAAAATGTTGTCCCTGCCAAGTAG
- the LOC100853304 gene encoding uncharacterized protein LOC100853304 isoform X3, translating to MEQLRKLEQVQRTMTLMESGGCSTNHQDSDRFLANLILLLIQPCGELNMETKCSLISEHLPKISVGFLEDVSRSLTEEGGQKNIVQNTFPLSHDTKTDIGHSETDFEDMAMIRLDAMQRANSTLEDFVSNSLFLRSYFMFHGMDVNAPQSIFRYLPMLSFTESYIYQLDTWNEKMLHIPTNGNTVVGGSNVEKNRSGIIKLMEVFQTDPFRPLVLLFEHHGLLTERIREELRCGEEYWDLERKLCCLLLTKNKVSIEDVMRAIHLKSFDYRVLNLLLYQLRGAKVNDLHMEFLSISEFLVEVSDDLIYGASTAQTMLAKCISEAEEKYDHLLKTLDPQLSSKYRRRCEEATKEGGKISGHALGTWSMPPAIVDEDLYRSNVLSSRSTMVPPDRHSLE from the exons ATGGAACAACTGAGAAAACTGGAACAAGTGCAGAGGACAATGACATTGATGGAATCGGGGGGCTGCAGCACCAATCATCAAGATTCTGACCGCTTCCTTGCAAATCTCATCCTCCTCTTG ATTCAACCTTGTGGAGAACTCAACATGGAAACCAAGTGCAGTTTGATTTCTGAACATCTCCCTAAG ATTTCAGTTGGATTTCTTGAGGATGTATCGCGTTCTCTAACTGAAGAAG GTGGTCAGAAAAATATTGTTCAAAACACTTTCCCACTTTCTCACGATACTAAGACAGATATTGGTCATTCTGAAACTGATTTTGAAGACATGGCCATGATTAGGTTGGATGCAATGCAAAGAGCAAATTCAACCCTTGAAGATTTTGTAAGCAATTCTTTATTCTTAAG GTcttattttatgtttcatgGAATGGATGTTAATGCACCACAATCAATATTCAGATATCTGCCCATGCTTTCATTCACTGAGAGTTATATTTATCAG TTGGACACTTGGAATGAGAAAATGTTGCATATACCAACCAATGGAAATACTGTTGTGGGAGGATCCAATGTG GAAAAAAATCGGAGTGGGATTATTAAGCTCATGGAGGTGTTCCAAACTGATCCATTTAGACCACTTGTTCTTTTATTTGAGCATCATGGACTCTTGACAGAAAG GATAAGGGAAGAATTGAGATGTGGAGAAGAGTATTGGGATCTGGAAAGAAAGCTTTGTTGTTTATTGCTGACCAAAAACAAG GTTTCAATAGAAGATGTGATGAGGGCAATTCATCTTAAATCCTTTGATTATCGAGTGCTGAATCTTCTGTTGTATCAGTTGAGAGGAGCAAAG GTTAATGACTTGCATATGGAATTTCTATCAATCTCGGAATTCCTTGTAGAGGTGTCTGACGATTT AATATATGGAGCTTCAACAGCACAGACCATGCTG GCAAAATGCATTAGTGAGGCTGAAGAGAAGTATGATCATTTACTGAAAACTTTGGATCCCCAGCTGTCATCAAAGTACCGGAGAAGATGTGAAGAAGCCACTAAAGAAG GTGGGAAGATATCTGGACATGCTCTTGGGACATGGAGTATGCCGCCTGCAATTGTGGACGAGGACTTGTATAGATCCAATGTGTTAAGTTCTAGATCAACAATGGTACCTCCTGATAGACATAGTTTGGAATGA
- the LOC100853304 gene encoding uncharacterized protein LOC100853304 isoform X7 — MEQLRKLEQVQRTMTLMESGGCSTNHQDSDRFLANLILLLIQPCGELNMETKCSLISEHLPKISVGFLEDVSRSLTEEGGQKNIVQNTFPLSHDTKTDIGHSETDFEDMAMIRLDAMQRANSTLEDFVSNSLFLRSYFMFHGMDVNAPQSIFRYLPMLSFTESYIYQLDTWNEKMLHIPTNGNTVVGGSNVEKNRSGIIKLMEVFQTDPFRPLVLLFEHHGLLTERIREELRCGEEYWDLERKLCCLLLTKNKVSIEDVMRAIHLKSFDYRVLNLLLYQLRGAKVNDLHMEFLSISEFLVEVSDDLFDYENIWSFNSTDHAGKMH, encoded by the exons ATGGAACAACTGAGAAAACTGGAACAAGTGCAGAGGACAATGACATTGATGGAATCGGGGGGCTGCAGCACCAATCATCAAGATTCTGACCGCTTCCTTGCAAATCTCATCCTCCTCTTG ATTCAACCTTGTGGAGAACTCAACATGGAAACCAAGTGCAGTTTGATTTCTGAACATCTCCCTAAG ATTTCAGTTGGATTTCTTGAGGATGTATCGCGTTCTCTAACTGAAGAAG GTGGTCAGAAAAATATTGTTCAAAACACTTTCCCACTTTCTCACGATACTAAGACAGATATTGGTCATTCTGAAACTGATTTTGAAGACATGGCCATGATTAGGTTGGATGCAATGCAAAGAGCAAATTCAACCCTTGAAGATTTTGTAAGCAATTCTTTATTCTTAAG GTcttattttatgtttcatgGAATGGATGTTAATGCACCACAATCAATATTCAGATATCTGCCCATGCTTTCATTCACTGAGAGTTATATTTATCAG TTGGACACTTGGAATGAGAAAATGTTGCATATACCAACCAATGGAAATACTGTTGTGGGAGGATCCAATGTG GAAAAAAATCGGAGTGGGATTATTAAGCTCATGGAGGTGTTCCAAACTGATCCATTTAGACCACTTGTTCTTTTATTTGAGCATCATGGACTCTTGACAGAAAG GATAAGGGAAGAATTGAGATGTGGAGAAGAGTATTGGGATCTGGAAAGAAAGCTTTGTTGTTTATTGCTGACCAAAAACAAG GTTTCAATAGAAGATGTGATGAGGGCAATTCATCTTAAATCCTTTGATTATCGAGTGCTGAATCTTCTGTTGTATCAGTTGAGAGGAGCAAAG GTTAATGACTTGCATATGGAATTTCTATCAATCTCGGAATTCCTTGTAGAGGTGTCTGACGATTT GTTTGATTATGAG AATATATGGAGCTTCAACAGCACAGACCATGCTG GCAAAATGCATTAG
- the LOC100853304 gene encoding uncharacterized protein LOC100853304 isoform X4: protein MEQLRKLEQVQRTMTLMESGGCSTNHQDSDRFLANLILLLIQPCGELNMETKCSLISEHLPKISVGFLEDVSRSLTEEGGQKNIVQNTFPLSHDTKTDIGHSETDFEDMAMIRLDAMQRANSTLEDFCRSYFMFHGMDVNAPQSIFRYLPMLSFTESYIYQLDTWNEKMLHIPTNGNTVVGGSNVEKNRSGIIKLMEVFQTDPFRPLVLLFEHHGLLTERIREELRCGEEYWDLERKLCCLLLTKNKVSIEDVMRAIHLKSFDYRVLNLLLYQLRGAKVNDLHMEFLSISEFLVEVSDDLIYGASTAQTMLAKCISEAEEKYDHLLKTLDPQLSSKYRRRCEEATKEGGKISGHALGTWSMPPAIVDEDLYRSNVLSSRSTMVPPDRHSLE, encoded by the exons ATGGAACAACTGAGAAAACTGGAACAAGTGCAGAGGACAATGACATTGATGGAATCGGGGGGCTGCAGCACCAATCATCAAGATTCTGACCGCTTCCTTGCAAATCTCATCCTCCTCTTG ATTCAACCTTGTGGAGAACTCAACATGGAAACCAAGTGCAGTTTGATTTCTGAACATCTCCCTAAG ATTTCAGTTGGATTTCTTGAGGATGTATCGCGTTCTCTAACTGAAGAAG GTGGTCAGAAAAATATTGTTCAAAACACTTTCCCACTTTCTCACGATACTAAGACAGATATTGGTCATTCTGAAACTGATTTTGAAGACATGGCCATGATTAGGTTGGATGCAATGCAAAGAGCAAATTCAACCCTTGAAGATTTT TGCAGGTcttattttatgtttcatgGAATGGATGTTAATGCACCACAATCAATATTCAGATATCTGCCCATGCTTTCATTCACTGAGAGTTATATTTATCAG TTGGACACTTGGAATGAGAAAATGTTGCATATACCAACCAATGGAAATACTGTTGTGGGAGGATCCAATGTG GAAAAAAATCGGAGTGGGATTATTAAGCTCATGGAGGTGTTCCAAACTGATCCATTTAGACCACTTGTTCTTTTATTTGAGCATCATGGACTCTTGACAGAAAG GATAAGGGAAGAATTGAGATGTGGAGAAGAGTATTGGGATCTGGAAAGAAAGCTTTGTTGTTTATTGCTGACCAAAAACAAG GTTTCAATAGAAGATGTGATGAGGGCAATTCATCTTAAATCCTTTGATTATCGAGTGCTGAATCTTCTGTTGTATCAGTTGAGAGGAGCAAAG GTTAATGACTTGCATATGGAATTTCTATCAATCTCGGAATTCCTTGTAGAGGTGTCTGACGATTT AATATATGGAGCTTCAACAGCACAGACCATGCTG GCAAAATGCATTAGTGAGGCTGAAGAGAAGTATGATCATTTACTGAAAACTTTGGATCCCCAGCTGTCATCAAAGTACCGGAGAAGATGTGAAGAAGCCACTAAAGAAG GTGGGAAGATATCTGGACATGCTCTTGGGACATGGAGTATGCCGCCTGCAATTGTGGACGAGGACTTGTATAGATCCAATGTGTTAAGTTCTAGATCAACAATGGTACCTCCTGATAGACATAGTTTGGAATGA
- the LOC100853304 gene encoding uncharacterized protein LOC100853304 isoform X5 codes for MEQLRKLEQVQRTMTLMESGGCSTNHQDSDRFLANLILLLIQPCGELNMETKCSLISEHLPKISVGFLEDVSRSLTEEGWMQCKEQIQPLKILSYFMFHGMDVNAPQSIFRYLPMLSFTESYIYQLDTWNEKMLHIPTNGNTVVGGSNVEKNRSGIIKLMEVFQTDPFRPLVLLFEHHGLLTERIREELRCGEEYWDLERKLCCLLLTKNKVSIEDVMRAIHLKSFDYRVLNLLLYQLRGAKVNDLHMEFLSISEFLVEVSDDLFDYEDDVLENNFNILRMFVRIYGASTAQTMLAKCISEAEEKYDHLLKTLDPQLSSKYRRRCEEATKEGGKISGHALGTWSMPPAIVDEDLYRSNVLSSRSTMVPPDRHSLE; via the exons ATGGAACAACTGAGAAAACTGGAACAAGTGCAGAGGACAATGACATTGATGGAATCGGGGGGCTGCAGCACCAATCATCAAGATTCTGACCGCTTCCTTGCAAATCTCATCCTCCTCTTG ATTCAACCTTGTGGAGAACTCAACATGGAAACCAAGTGCAGTTTGATTTCTGAACATCTCCCTAAG ATTTCAGTTGGATTTCTTGAGGATGTATCGCGTTCTCTAACTGAAGAAG GTTGGATGCAATGCAAAGAGCAAATTCAACCCTTGAAGATTTT GTcttattttatgtttcatgGAATGGATGTTAATGCACCACAATCAATATTCAGATATCTGCCCATGCTTTCATTCACTGAGAGTTATATTTATCAG TTGGACACTTGGAATGAGAAAATGTTGCATATACCAACCAATGGAAATACTGTTGTGGGAGGATCCAATGTG GAAAAAAATCGGAGTGGGATTATTAAGCTCATGGAGGTGTTCCAAACTGATCCATTTAGACCACTTGTTCTTTTATTTGAGCATCATGGACTCTTGACAGAAAG GATAAGGGAAGAATTGAGATGTGGAGAAGAGTATTGGGATCTGGAAAGAAAGCTTTGTTGTTTATTGCTGACCAAAAACAAG GTTTCAATAGAAGATGTGATGAGGGCAATTCATCTTAAATCCTTTGATTATCGAGTGCTGAATCTTCTGTTGTATCAGTTGAGAGGAGCAAAG GTTAATGACTTGCATATGGAATTTCTATCAATCTCGGAATTCCTTGTAGAGGTGTCTGACGATTT GTTTGATTATGAG GATGATGTGCtagagaataattttaatattttgcgCATGTTTGTCAGAATATATGGAGCTTCAACAGCACAGACCATGCTG GCAAAATGCATTAGTGAGGCTGAAGAGAAGTATGATCATTTACTGAAAACTTTGGATCCCCAGCTGTCATCAAAGTACCGGAGAAGATGTGAAGAAGCCACTAAAGAAG GTGGGAAGATATCTGGACATGCTCTTGGGACATGGAGTATGCCGCCTGCAATTGTGGACGAGGACTTGTATAGATCCAATGTGTTAAGTTCTAGATCAACAATGGTACCTCCTGATAGACATAGTTTGGAATGA
- the LOC100853304 gene encoding uncharacterized protein LOC100853304 isoform X1 translates to MEQLRKLEQVQRTMTLMESGGCSTNHQDSDRFLANLILLLIQPCGELNMETKCSLISEHLPKISVGFLEDVSRSLTEEGGQKNIVQNTFPLSHDTKTDIGHSETDFEDMAMIRLDAMQRANSTLEDFVSNSLFLRSYFMFHGMDVNAPQSIFRYLPMLSFTESYIYQLDTWNEKMLHIPTNGNTVVGGSNVEKNRSGIIKLMEVFQTDPFRPLVLLFEHHGLLTERIREELRCGEEYWDLERKLCCLLLTKNKVSIEDVMRAIHLKSFDYRVLNLLLYQLRGAKVNDLHMEFLSISEFLVEVSDDLFDYEDDVLENNFNILRMFVRIYGASTAQTMLAKCISEAEEKYDHLLKTLDPQLSSKYRRRCEEATKEGGKISGHALGTWSMPPAIVDEDLYRSNVLSSRSTMVPPDRHSLE, encoded by the exons ATGGAACAACTGAGAAAACTGGAACAAGTGCAGAGGACAATGACATTGATGGAATCGGGGGGCTGCAGCACCAATCATCAAGATTCTGACCGCTTCCTTGCAAATCTCATCCTCCTCTTG ATTCAACCTTGTGGAGAACTCAACATGGAAACCAAGTGCAGTTTGATTTCTGAACATCTCCCTAAG ATTTCAGTTGGATTTCTTGAGGATGTATCGCGTTCTCTAACTGAAGAAG GTGGTCAGAAAAATATTGTTCAAAACACTTTCCCACTTTCTCACGATACTAAGACAGATATTGGTCATTCTGAAACTGATTTTGAAGACATGGCCATGATTAGGTTGGATGCAATGCAAAGAGCAAATTCAACCCTTGAAGATTTTGTAAGCAATTCTTTATTCTTAAG GTcttattttatgtttcatgGAATGGATGTTAATGCACCACAATCAATATTCAGATATCTGCCCATGCTTTCATTCACTGAGAGTTATATTTATCAG TTGGACACTTGGAATGAGAAAATGTTGCATATACCAACCAATGGAAATACTGTTGTGGGAGGATCCAATGTG GAAAAAAATCGGAGTGGGATTATTAAGCTCATGGAGGTGTTCCAAACTGATCCATTTAGACCACTTGTTCTTTTATTTGAGCATCATGGACTCTTGACAGAAAG GATAAGGGAAGAATTGAGATGTGGAGAAGAGTATTGGGATCTGGAAAGAAAGCTTTGTTGTTTATTGCTGACCAAAAACAAG GTTTCAATAGAAGATGTGATGAGGGCAATTCATCTTAAATCCTTTGATTATCGAGTGCTGAATCTTCTGTTGTATCAGTTGAGAGGAGCAAAG GTTAATGACTTGCATATGGAATTTCTATCAATCTCGGAATTCCTTGTAGAGGTGTCTGACGATTT GTTTGATTATGAG GATGATGTGCtagagaataattttaatattttgcgCATGTTTGTCAGAATATATGGAGCTTCAACAGCACAGACCATGCTG GCAAAATGCATTAGTGAGGCTGAAGAGAAGTATGATCATTTACTGAAAACTTTGGATCCCCAGCTGTCATCAAAGTACCGGAGAAGATGTGAAGAAGCCACTAAAGAAG GTGGGAAGATATCTGGACATGCTCTTGGGACATGGAGTATGCCGCCTGCAATTGTGGACGAGGACTTGTATAGATCCAATGTGTTAAGTTCTAGATCAACAATGGTACCTCCTGATAGACATAGTTTGGAATGA
- the LOC100853304 gene encoding uncharacterized protein LOC100853304 isoform X2, with translation MEQLRKLEQVQRTMTLMESGGCSTNHQDSDRFLANLILLLIQPCGELNMETKCSLISEHLPKISVGFLEDVSRSLTEEGGQKNIVQNTFPLSHDTKTDIGHSETDFEDMAMIRLDAMQRANSTLEDFCRSYFMFHGMDVNAPQSIFRYLPMLSFTESYIYQLDTWNEKMLHIPTNGNTVVGGSNVEKNRSGIIKLMEVFQTDPFRPLVLLFEHHGLLTERIREELRCGEEYWDLERKLCCLLLTKNKVSIEDVMRAIHLKSFDYRVLNLLLYQLRGAKVNDLHMEFLSISEFLVEVSDDLFDYEDDVLENNFNILRMFVRIYGASTAQTMLAKCISEAEEKYDHLLKTLDPQLSSKYRRRCEEATKEGGKISGHALGTWSMPPAIVDEDLYRSNVLSSRSTMVPPDRHSLE, from the exons ATGGAACAACTGAGAAAACTGGAACAAGTGCAGAGGACAATGACATTGATGGAATCGGGGGGCTGCAGCACCAATCATCAAGATTCTGACCGCTTCCTTGCAAATCTCATCCTCCTCTTG ATTCAACCTTGTGGAGAACTCAACATGGAAACCAAGTGCAGTTTGATTTCTGAACATCTCCCTAAG ATTTCAGTTGGATTTCTTGAGGATGTATCGCGTTCTCTAACTGAAGAAG GTGGTCAGAAAAATATTGTTCAAAACACTTTCCCACTTTCTCACGATACTAAGACAGATATTGGTCATTCTGAAACTGATTTTGAAGACATGGCCATGATTAGGTTGGATGCAATGCAAAGAGCAAATTCAACCCTTGAAGATTTT TGCAGGTcttattttatgtttcatgGAATGGATGTTAATGCACCACAATCAATATTCAGATATCTGCCCATGCTTTCATTCACTGAGAGTTATATTTATCAG TTGGACACTTGGAATGAGAAAATGTTGCATATACCAACCAATGGAAATACTGTTGTGGGAGGATCCAATGTG GAAAAAAATCGGAGTGGGATTATTAAGCTCATGGAGGTGTTCCAAACTGATCCATTTAGACCACTTGTTCTTTTATTTGAGCATCATGGACTCTTGACAGAAAG GATAAGGGAAGAATTGAGATGTGGAGAAGAGTATTGGGATCTGGAAAGAAAGCTTTGTTGTTTATTGCTGACCAAAAACAAG GTTTCAATAGAAGATGTGATGAGGGCAATTCATCTTAAATCCTTTGATTATCGAGTGCTGAATCTTCTGTTGTATCAGTTGAGAGGAGCAAAG GTTAATGACTTGCATATGGAATTTCTATCAATCTCGGAATTCCTTGTAGAGGTGTCTGACGATTT GTTTGATTATGAG GATGATGTGCtagagaataattttaatattttgcgCATGTTTGTCAGAATATATGGAGCTTCAACAGCACAGACCATGCTG GCAAAATGCATTAGTGAGGCTGAAGAGAAGTATGATCATTTACTGAAAACTTTGGATCCCCAGCTGTCATCAAAGTACCGGAGAAGATGTGAAGAAGCCACTAAAGAAG GTGGGAAGATATCTGGACATGCTCTTGGGACATGGAGTATGCCGCCTGCAATTGTGGACGAGGACTTGTATAGATCCAATGTGTTAAGTTCTAGATCAACAATGGTACCTCCTGATAGACATAGTTTGGAATGA
- the LOC100250103 gene encoding F-box protein FBW2, translating into MEEGCEFRSWDELIPDALGLIFSNLSLQEILTVIPRVCKSWRKTVMGPYCWQEIDIVEWSQRSSPENLDRMLEMLMTRSAGSHRKLCVSGLPTDASFSFVADHAKSLQTLRLPRSEISDPIVEELAWKLSTITFLDVSYCRKMGAPALEAIGKHCKFLTGLRRIMHPLEIIDKLTQDDEALAIAATMPKLKHLEIAYLLVSTEPVLKILASCCELELLDVRGCWNVRLDEKLIKKFSGLKVVGPLVIDCYEGNGWDDCSAYSGSSGYLAWDFVAGEMDYYDDELYAAWEDESMDDLELRFYDGFDADNAGFDWPQSP; encoded by the exons ATGGAGGAAGGATGCGAGTTCCGGAGCTGGGATGAATTGATACCAGATGCGCTTGGACTCATATTTAGCAATCTGTCTCTTCAGGAGATACTCACTGTAATCCCAAGGGTCTGCAAATCATGGAGAAAAACAGTGATGGGGCCTTACTGCTGGCAAGAGATAGACATTGTGGAATGGAGCCAGCGATCCAGCCCTGAGAACCTTGATCGAATGCTCGAAATGTTAATGACCAGGAGCGCTGGCTCACATCGCAAGCTCTGTGTTTCTGGCCTCCCCACTGACGCCAGTTTTTCCTTTGTTGCAGACCA TGCCAAATCTCTTCAGACCTTGAGGCTGCCAAGAAGTGAAATAAGTGACCCAATAGTGGAAGAGTTGGCTTGGAAACTCTCCACCATAACTTTCTTGGATGTGAGCTACTGCAGAAAGATGGGAGCCCCTGCCCTGGAGGCCATTGGTAAGCATTGTAAATTCCTCACGGGCTTGAGAAGAATCATGCATCCACTGGAGATAATTGACAAGCTCACCCAAGATGATGAGGCCCTTGCTATTGCAGCCACTATGCCCAAGCTCAAGCACCTTGAGATTGCCTACCTGCTAGTTAGTACAGAACCTGTGCTCAAGATACTTGCAAGCTGCTGTGAGCTTGAATTACTGGATGTAAGAGGGTGTTGGAATGTCAGACTTGATGAGAAGCTTATCAAGAAATTCTCGGGGTTGAAGGTGGTTGGACCTCTGGTCATAGATTGTTATGAGGGAAATGGCTGGGATGATTGCTCCGCTTACTCAGGTTCATCTGGCTACTTGGCCTGGGACTTTGTGGCCGGCGAGATGGACTATTATGATGATGAGCTCTATGCCGCCTGGGAAGATGAAAGTATGGATGATCTAGAATTAAGGTTCTACGATGGTTTTGATGCCGATAATGCTGGATTTGATTGGCCCCAATCTCCTTGA
- the LOC100853304 gene encoding uncharacterized protein LOC100853304 isoform X6 → MEQLRKLEQVQRTMTLMESGGCSTNHQDSDRFLANLILLLIQPCGELNMETKCSLISEHLPKCRSYFMFHGMDVNAPQSIFRYLPMLSFTESYIYQLDTWNEKMLHIPTNGNTVVGGSNVEKNRSGIIKLMEVFQTDPFRPLVLLFEHHGLLTERIREELRCGEEYWDLERKLCCLLLTKNKVSIEDVMRAIHLKSFDYRVLNLLLYQLRGAKVNDLHMEFLSISEFLVEVSDDLFDYEDDVLENNFNILRMFVRIYGASTAQTMLAKCISEAEEKYDHLLKTLDPQLSSKYRRRCEEATKEGGKISGHALGTWSMPPAIVDEDLYRSNVLSSRSTMVPPDRHSLE, encoded by the exons ATGGAACAACTGAGAAAACTGGAACAAGTGCAGAGGACAATGACATTGATGGAATCGGGGGGCTGCAGCACCAATCATCAAGATTCTGACCGCTTCCTTGCAAATCTCATCCTCCTCTTG ATTCAACCTTGTGGAGAACTCAACATGGAAACCAAGTGCAGTTTGATTTCTGAACATCTCCCTAAG TGCAGGTcttattttatgtttcatgGAATGGATGTTAATGCACCACAATCAATATTCAGATATCTGCCCATGCTTTCATTCACTGAGAGTTATATTTATCAG TTGGACACTTGGAATGAGAAAATGTTGCATATACCAACCAATGGAAATACTGTTGTGGGAGGATCCAATGTG GAAAAAAATCGGAGTGGGATTATTAAGCTCATGGAGGTGTTCCAAACTGATCCATTTAGACCACTTGTTCTTTTATTTGAGCATCATGGACTCTTGACAGAAAG GATAAGGGAAGAATTGAGATGTGGAGAAGAGTATTGGGATCTGGAAAGAAAGCTTTGTTGTTTATTGCTGACCAAAAACAAG GTTTCAATAGAAGATGTGATGAGGGCAATTCATCTTAAATCCTTTGATTATCGAGTGCTGAATCTTCTGTTGTATCAGTTGAGAGGAGCAAAG GTTAATGACTTGCATATGGAATTTCTATCAATCTCGGAATTCCTTGTAGAGGTGTCTGACGATTT GTTTGATTATGAG GATGATGTGCtagagaataattttaatattttgcgCATGTTTGTCAGAATATATGGAGCTTCAACAGCACAGACCATGCTG GCAAAATGCATTAGTGAGGCTGAAGAGAAGTATGATCATTTACTGAAAACTTTGGATCCCCAGCTGTCATCAAAGTACCGGAGAAGATGTGAAGAAGCCACTAAAGAAG GTGGGAAGATATCTGGACATGCTCTTGGGACATGGAGTATGCCGCCTGCAATTGTGGACGAGGACTTGTATAGATCCAATGTGTTAAGTTCTAGATCAACAATGGTACCTCCTGATAGACATAGTTTGGAATGA